The following are from one region of the Candidatus Marsarchaeota archaeon genome:
- a CDS encoding DNA-directed DNA polymerase, which produces MTMPTTDAASTAGGSKSRRLDIEGFLLDVDYVTLNEKTKIRLTVKGKDGKAYEIIDTAFRPYFYFVPESGRQQDMAGIRIGSDRGIIKAEEIVEEPRGILGHAANSYRIYVSNPADVPKLSDAFSAYGDIYEYDIPFSKRYLIDNSITPLRNMIFSVEEENGMLRLVGASPAPDGPDELSLNIMCFDIETYNPLGVPRPSKDPVIMLSYSYVSNGKKGSGVITFKRIDREFVEYVNDEHELYALFMRKLDELDIDVISGYNSANFDIRYMIERAKAIGIDFNLSRFKGETRTERHGLVDKVKIGGRVHVDMYLVVKFIAVVGAAESILKLNSYTLKNVYEAVSNTKKTNVEKRDIYKLWDGSKEEIEELADYNLSDSDALRKVFDTFMPIMIELSRTTGNALGDVAVSTTGQLVEFMLMKYAHAFNELIPNKPSEREIRSRLANPIEGAYVKTPDPGIYERLAIFDFRGLYPSIIISHNIDPSSLCDKCDDYYESPTGAKFSKSKNAIMPTILKLLIAQRAEVKKLYKVDKGNIFLGSRSQALKITSNSFYGYLGYARSRWYSRDCAASVTAYGRQYIHDTIQEAEANGFKVIYGDTDSIVMLLGDRTKEDAIGFVKKFNGKLPGSMELELEDFYSRGIFVGKKTEKGATTGAKKKYALITESGYIKIRGFELVRRDWSKVARTTQRRVLETILKEGSAEKAIGIVKDVIKELKEGKTPISELAISTQLRKSIDSYDAKSPELAAAKKAVEQGLKSREEVEHGVISYVITKHGSSISDKAELEEFAKDYDPDYYINNQVIPATMRILSELNYNEDEIKGLGKQKKL; this is translated from the coding sequence ATGACTATGCCTACTACTGATGCCGCCAGCACTGCAGGCGGCTCAAAAAGCAGAAGACTTGACATAGAGGGTTTTCTGCTTGATGTTGATTATGTCACCCTGAACGAAAAGACCAAAATCAGGCTGACTGTGAAGGGCAAGGACGGAAAGGCGTACGAGATAATAGACACCGCGTTCAGGCCATATTTCTATTTTGTCCCTGAAAGCGGCAGGCAGCAGGACATGGCAGGAATCCGCATAGGCTCAGACCGCGGCATTATAAAGGCCGAAGAGATAGTGGAAGAGCCGCGCGGCATACTTGGCCACGCCGCAAATTCTTATAGGATATACGTTTCAAATCCTGCAGATGTGCCAAAGCTTAGCGACGCATTTTCCGCATACGGGGACATATACGAATATGATATCCCGTTTTCAAAAAGGTACCTGATAGACAACAGCATAACGCCATTGCGCAATATGATATTCAGCGTTGAGGAAGAGAACGGAATGCTGAGGCTTGTTGGCGCCTCGCCAGCGCCGGATGGCCCGGATGAACTATCGCTCAACATCATGTGCTTTGACATAGAGACCTACAATCCCTTAGGCGTGCCCAGGCCGAGCAAAGACCCTGTCATAATGCTCAGCTATTCCTACGTCTCAAACGGGAAGAAGGGCTCCGGCGTAATAACATTCAAGCGCATAGACAGGGAATTTGTGGAATATGTAAATGACGAGCACGAGCTCTACGCCCTTTTCATGAGGAAGCTAGACGAGCTTGACATCGACGTGATTTCAGGCTACAATTCCGCAAACTTCGACATAAGGTATATGATAGAGCGCGCCAAGGCAATCGGTATAGACTTTAACCTGAGCAGGTTCAAGGGCGAAACCAGGACTGAGCGCCACGGGCTTGTGGACAAGGTCAAGATAGGTGGCAGGGTGCATGTAGACATGTACCTGGTAGTAAAGTTCATAGCGGTGGTAGGCGCAGCCGAAAGCATCCTCAAGCTCAACAGCTACACTCTCAAAAACGTCTACGAAGCTGTGTCAAACACAAAGAAGACAAACGTAGAAAAGCGGGACATATACAAGCTCTGGGACGGCAGCAAAGAAGAAATAGAGGAGCTTGCAGACTACAACCTGAGCGACTCAGATGCGCTTAGGAAGGTTTTCGACACTTTTATGCCGATCATGATAGAGCTTTCAAGGACCACCGGGAACGCCCTTGGGGATGTTGCTGTTTCAACGACTGGCCAGCTTGTAGAATTCATGCTCATGAAGTATGCGCATGCGTTCAACGAGCTGATACCGAACAAGCCTTCTGAGAGGGAGATAAGGTCGAGGCTTGCAAACCCTATAGAGGGCGCATATGTAAAGACTCCAGATCCAGGCATCTACGAGCGCCTGGCCATATTCGATTTCCGCGGATTGTATCCTTCCATAATAATATCGCACAATATAGACCCATCGTCACTGTGCGACAAATGCGATGACTATTACGAATCGCCCACAGGCGCAAAGTTTTCAAAGTCGAAAAACGCGATAATGCCCACAATACTGAAGCTGCTGATAGCGCAGAGGGCAGAGGTAAAAAAGCTCTACAAAGTGGACAAGGGCAACATATTCCTTGGCTCAAGGTCGCAGGCGCTTAAGATAACGTCGAATTCGTTCTACGGCTATTTGGGCTATGCAAGGTCCAGGTGGTATTCCAGGGACTGTGCAGCAAGCGTGACCGCGTATGGAAGGCAGTACATACATGATACCATACAGGAGGCCGAGGCCAATGGATTCAAGGTCATATACGGGGATACGGATTCGATTGTGATGCTGCTCGGCGACAGGACGAAAGAGGACGCCATAGGGTTTGTCAAGAAATTCAATGGCAAGCTGCCGGGCTCGATGGAGCTTGAGCTAGAGGATTTCTACAGCAGGGGCATTTTCGTCGGCAAGAAAACCGAGAAAGGCGCAACCACTGGCGCAAAGAAGAAATATGCATTGATAACCGAAAGCGGCTACATAAAAATCCGTGGCTTTGAGCTCGTCAGGAGAGACTGGTCAAAGGTGGCAAGGACCACGCAGCGCCGCGTGCTGGAGACAATACTAAAAGAGGGCAGCGCTGAAAAAGCGATTGGAATAGTGAAGGACGTGATAAAGGAGCTGAAGGAGGGCAAAACGCCGATATCCGAGCTTGCGATAAGCACGCAGCTTAGGAAGAGCATAGACAGCTACGATGCGAAATCGCCTGAGCTCGCCGCTGCGAAGAAGGCGGTTGAGCAGGGGCTTAAAAGCCGCGAAGAGGTAGAGCACGGAGTCATAAGCTACGTAATAACCAAGCATGGCAGCAGCATATCGGATAAAGCTGAATTGGAGGAGTTTGCAAAGGACTACGACCCTGACTATTACATCAACAACCAAGTGATACCCGCAACGATGCGCATACTTAGCGAGCTGAATTACAATGAGGATGAAATAAAAGGGCTGGGGAAGCAAAAGAAATTATGA
- the map gene encoding type II methionyl aminopeptidase, translating into MEDKNDDESIGDFRAKAIEVGSASYKALKNAERLVKPGASLLEVAEQAEKYLKDNGFETAFPINLSIGNQAAHYTPSMGDEARFAEKDIVKIDFGAAKDGVLGDCALTVDFSGEYGKLVEATSKALENAIAKVKAGVAVREIGREISSTIEGMGFKPIRNLGGHGVGVHNLHDSPFIPNYDNGDEDELQEGTVVAIEPFATLNEGKGMVANGETAEIYSFAADVQPRMQSSRALLKEIKERFSSEPFAARWLKDAVGGKFELYSGLQELERLYALEPHPVLIEMSGKPVAQTEAAVYVTKDGCEVVTK; encoded by the coding sequence ATGGAAGACAAAAATGATGACGAAAGCATTGGGGATTTCAGGGCGAAGGCCATAGAGGTTGGATCCGCATCGTACAAGGCGTTGAAAAATGCCGAAAGGCTTGTGAAGCCAGGTGCAAGCTTGTTGGAAGTGGCAGAGCAGGCAGAGAAGTACCTTAAGGACAACGGCTTTGAAACTGCTTTTCCGATAAACCTTTCGATAGGCAACCAGGCAGCGCATTATACGCCGTCGATGGGCGATGAGGCCAGATTCGCTGAAAAGGACATAGTCAAGATCGATTTCGGCGCTGCCAAGGACGGTGTGCTTGGAGACTGCGCGCTTACCGTAGACTTTTCCGGAGAGTATGGCAAGCTTGTGGAAGCGACTTCGAAGGCCCTTGAGAATGCAATTGCAAAGGTGAAGGCAGGCGTTGCAGTGCGTGAGATAGGGCGCGAGATAAGCAGCACGATAGAGGGCATGGGATTCAAGCCAATCCGCAACCTTGGAGGGCACGGAGTCGGGGTCCACAACCTGCACGACAGCCCATTCATACCGAATTATGACAACGGCGACGAGGACGAGCTGCAGGAAGGGACTGTTGTAGCAATAGAGCCGTTTGCAACGCTCAACGAGGGCAAGGGCATGGTGGCCAATGGCGAGACTGCAGAGATCTACAGCTTTGCTGCGGATGTGCAGCCAAGGATGCAGAGCTCAAGGGCGTTGCTCAAGGAGATAAAAGAAAGGTTCAGCAGCGAGCCCTTTGCGGCCAGATGGCTTAAGGATGCAGTTGGCGGCAAGTTCGAGCTTTATTCAGGGCTTCAGGAGCTTGAAAGACTGTATGCGCTGGAGCCGCATCCAGTGCTTATAGAAATGTCCGGCAAGCCTGTCGCTCAGACAGAGGCAGCAGTATACGTCACAAAGGATGGCTGCGAGGTTGTCACAAAATAG
- the leuS gene encoding leucine--tRNA ligase codes for MFSYNDIEEKWQKEWRSAKADESDQNDKPSLLVTAAWPYVNMPPHMGHMKTYSIADFYARYMRMRGFNVLFPMGWHYTGTPILAIAKRLMRGDKDLLEELSAFGITEEVSKELTDPLKIADYFRNSFKEGFTMAGYSIDWRREFNSIDPLFSKMVEWQFGKLIEHGLIVKGTHPVGWCNNEGNAVGQHDTKGDTQPEIESMYAIKFSSYGEEASFVCATYRPETLYGATNLFINKDAEYVLAKHGSEKYYISKESFENLAAQIDIVMERPVEPGELLSKNAVNPINGEHIPVLNGNFVKPDFGTGVVMAVPAHAPFDYFALKKIENGPKDFKKVIKLSAEKEAGDEIPALAYVKGFAKDIENPSAEQLENATKKLYKDELAYGIMAEGEFAGEPVSSARSKIAEKLGSEGKLFEMYVLVNDKPLYCRCGYKVVVKLIKDQWFIDYGNREWKAKVLEHLPALKIYPEKLMASFNAAVEWINLRATERAQGLGTRFPLNKDHIIESLSDSTIYMSFYTFANILRQYGVNAEQLKPEFFDYVFNGKGNAEELAKSASIEIDAIKKCRESFSYWYRFTSRHSASELLPSHITMYVFNHVAVFDKPYWPKQIVLNGVVLFEGKKMSKSLGNVIPMAKAIKDYGADPIRFLMVANSDLSTDTDFTNEGVNGIRSKIAYLYDIINAANDMDAGALVHIDYWLYSKLNSKIKKATEYMEVLSLRNAYVEIFYESVNELKWYIDRNGRNQMALMDFIEKLILMLAPAMPHVAEEFWHMIGRSTLVVKEQWPVADESMISEKEEFIEDVIRSTLEDVEKAVRLTAPKGSEGTKPKRIHIIMPAAYKLKAYNELASSKSIAKTMDAMNMKEQGSKEKLAAFLSRYSKSMNSLVPIPQLSQNDMYESFAQAEGFLSAKTGSGIKIEREEDSASKRADRAEPSRPAIDIEWG; via the coding sequence ATGTTTTCCTATAACGATATTGAAGAGAAGTGGCAGAAGGAATGGAGATCTGCAAAGGCTGACGAATCAGACCAAAACGACAAGCCTTCGCTTCTGGTCACGGCTGCGTGGCCTTATGTCAACATGCCTCCGCACATGGGCCATATGAAGACTTACAGCATAGCGGATTTTTATGCAAGGTATATGCGCATGCGCGGCTTCAACGTCCTATTCCCCATGGGCTGGCATTATACCGGCACCCCGATACTCGCGATTGCAAAAAGGCTAATGCGAGGCGACAAAGACCTGCTTGAAGAGCTTAGCGCATTCGGCATAACCGAGGAGGTAAGCAAAGAGCTGACAGACCCGCTGAAAATAGCCGACTATTTCAGGAACAGCTTTAAGGAGGGCTTTACAATGGCGGGTTACAGCATAGACTGGAGAAGGGAATTCAACTCGATAGACCCATTATTCAGCAAAATGGTCGAGTGGCAATTCGGCAAGCTCATAGAGCACGGCCTGATAGTCAAGGGTACGCACCCTGTGGGCTGGTGCAACAACGAGGGCAACGCAGTGGGCCAGCACGACACCAAGGGCGACACACAGCCTGAGATAGAAAGCATGTACGCAATAAAATTCTCATCTTATGGCGAGGAAGCCAGCTTCGTGTGCGCAACGTACAGGCCTGAAACGCTCTATGGCGCAACGAACCTTTTTATAAACAAGGACGCCGAGTACGTCCTTGCAAAGCACGGCTCCGAGAAGTACTATATCTCTAAGGAGTCATTCGAGAACCTGGCGGCGCAAATAGACATCGTCATGGAGAGGCCAGTAGAGCCCGGGGAGCTGCTTTCAAAGAATGCCGTCAATCCCATAAACGGCGAGCACATACCTGTGCTCAACGGGAATTTTGTCAAGCCTGACTTCGGCACAGGCGTTGTGATGGCAGTGCCAGCGCATGCGCCCTTCGACTATTTTGCCCTGAAGAAAATCGAAAACGGCCCTAAGGATTTCAAGAAGGTCATAAAGCTCAGCGCGGAAAAAGAAGCTGGCGATGAAATCCCCGCCCTTGCATATGTGAAGGGCTTTGCAAAAGACATTGAAAATCCCAGCGCAGAGCAGCTTGAAAATGCTACAAAGAAGCTCTACAAGGACGAGCTTGCGTATGGCATAATGGCCGAAGGCGAGTTTGCAGGGGAGCCGGTAAGCTCTGCACGCAGCAAGATAGCGGAAAAGCTCGGCTCTGAAGGAAAGCTGTTCGAAATGTACGTGCTTGTAAACGATAAGCCCCTGTATTGCAGGTGCGGCTATAAGGTCGTTGTGAAGCTCATAAAGGACCAATGGTTCATAGATTATGGCAATAGGGAGTGGAAGGCCAAGGTGCTTGAGCATCTGCCTGCACTTAAGATATATCCCGAGAAGCTCATGGCCTCATTCAATGCCGCAGTCGAATGGATAAATCTGCGCGCGACAGAGAGGGCGCAAGGCCTTGGCACAAGGTTCCCGTTAAACAAGGACCATATTATAGAGTCGCTGTCGGATTCGACAATCTACATGTCATTCTACACGTTCGCAAACATTCTGCGCCAGTACGGAGTCAACGCGGAGCAGCTGAAGCCGGAGTTCTTCGATTACGTTTTTAATGGCAAAGGCAATGCAGAAGAGCTCGCAAAAAGCGCATCCATAGAAATCGACGCAATAAAAAAGTGCCGTGAATCGTTCAGCTACTGGTACAGGTTTACCTCCCGCCATTCGGCATCCGAGCTGCTTCCCAGCCACATAACGATGTACGTGTTCAACCACGTGGCTGTTTTCGACAAGCCGTATTGGCCAAAGCAGATAGTGCTTAACGGCGTTGTGCTCTTTGAAGGCAAGAAGATGAGCAAGAGCCTCGGAAATGTAATCCCCATGGCCAAGGCCATAAAAGATTATGGCGCAGACCCAATAAGATTCCTGATGGTGGCAAACAGCGACCTCAGCACCGACACCGACTTCACAAACGAAGGCGTCAACGGGATAAGATCAAAAATCGCGTACCTGTACGATATAATAAACGCAGCCAATGACATGGATGCCGGAGCGCTGGTGCATATAGACTACTGGCTATACTCCAAGCTCAATTCAAAGATCAAAAAAGCCACAGAGTACATGGAAGTCCTTTCGCTGAGGAATGCCTACGTGGAGATATTTTATGAATCCGTAAATGAGCTAAAGTGGTACATTGACAGGAATGGAAGAAACCAGATGGCATTAATGGACTTCATCGAGAAGCTAATCCTAATGCTGGCTCCTGCGATGCCTCACGTAGCAGAGGAGTTCTGGCACATGATAGGCAGGAGCACACTTGTAGTAAAGGAGCAGTGGCCTGTGGCTGACGAGTCAATGATAAGCGAAAAGGAGGAATTCATCGAGGATGTAATAAGGTCGACCCTGGAGGATGTCGAAAAGGCGGTGCGCCTTACCGCGCCAAAAGGCAGTGAAGGCACAAAGCCAAAGCGCATTCACATAATAATGCCTGCTGCGTACAAGCTTAAGGCCTATAACGAGCTCGCCTCTTCAAAAAGCATAGCTAAGACAATGGATGCAATGAATATGAAGGAGCAGGGGTCTAAGGAAAAGCTCGCGGCGTTCCTTTCAAGGTATTCCAAATCTATGAATTCGCTTGTGCCGATCCCGCAGCTCTCGCAGAACGACATGTATGAAAGCTTTGCCCAGGCCGAGGGCTTTCTTTCAGCAAAAACAGGCTCCGGAATTAAAATAGAAAGGGAAGAGGATTCAGCGTCCAAAAGGGCAGACAGGGCCGAGCCGTCAAGGCCTGCCATAGACATAGAGTGGGGTTGA
- a CDS encoding HAD family hydrolase yields MPRGIKDFKAYIFDWDGTLNSPTIINHPFWLKFKKFRFISEFPPDEKELAASEERVLFLKARKDFTDIEESLFVKLADVAFSMLKPRFHNGSRELLDYLNSTGKSVALFTDGGLKRVYVEIKHLKAFNYFDVIVSAQSIKRIKPDPTGLKIIERVLNLESSSCIYFGDRPEDIAAAHGAGMKAAAMLNGFSNPEALKAEKPEYVFNSMEEVLAACRGKK; encoded by the coding sequence ATGCCAAGGGGTATAAAGGACTTCAAAGCTTACATCTTCGACTGGGACGGCACGCTGAACAGCCCTACGATAATAAACCATCCGTTTTGGCTCAAATTCAAAAAGTTCAGATTCATATCGGAATTCCCTCCAGACGAAAAGGAGCTGGCAGCCTCTGAGGAGCGTGTCCTTTTCCTAAAGGCCAGAAAAGACTTCACCGACATTGAGGAATCGCTGTTTGTAAAGCTTGCAGACGTAGCGTTCTCAATGCTGAAGCCGAGGTTTCATAATGGCTCAAGGGAGCTTCTTGATTACCTCAACAGCACAGGCAAAAGCGTGGCATTATTCACAGACGGCGGGCTAAAAAGGGTGTACGTGGAGATAAAGCACCTGAAGGCATTCAATTATTTCGATGTCATAGTGAGCGCGCAGTCCATAAAGAGGATAAAGCCGGATCCGACAGGCCTGAAGATAATCGAGCGAGTGCTGAACCTTGAAAGCTCATCATGCATATACTTTGGTGACAGACCCGAGGACATAGCCGCTGCGCATGGCGCAGGCATGAAGGCAGCCGCTATGCTTAACGGGTTCTCCAACCCTGAAGCCCTAAAGGCGGAGAAGCCTGAATACGTATTCAATAGCATGGAGGAGGTGCTGGCCGCATGCAGGGGTAAAAAGTAA
- a CDS encoding lysophospholipase, which yields MKTRIIAKNATLVGFDAADGISLAGMLVEPRKPKAAVIHVHGLGGSFYNSNSIPEIAGACSGIGISFLSILNRGSYVIEEFSSAGKHSGILAGSALERFEDCIYDIAGAIAMLKRMGYRRFFLEGHSTGCQKVLYFMNSKRFQAYRKGVAGIALLAPVDDYNYDRLAYGKRHASLVNHALKLKKKKELLMPKSLVGSNSIIGVERFLSTAMPERPEARILNYRLKNMSYIQGLNVPMLAVFGSKDEYMTDTSVNAAVGKLKHQYSGPSIECAVISGTGHTFHGKRLRVAETIASFYSRLL from the coding sequence ATGAAGACAAGGATCATAGCCAAGAATGCCACATTGGTCGGATTCGACGCTGCTGACGGCATTAGCCTTGCAGGCATGCTTGTGGAGCCAAGAAAACCAAAGGCCGCAGTCATACATGTGCATGGCCTTGGCGGTAGCTTTTACAATAGCAACAGCATCCCAGAGATAGCAGGAGCATGCAGCGGCATCGGCATATCGTTCTTATCAATACTCAACCGCGGCAGCTACGTTATCGAAGAGTTCAGCTCTGCAGGGAAACATTCCGGCATCCTCGCAGGCTCGGCGCTGGAGCGCTTTGAGGATTGCATATACGATATTGCAGGCGCAATTGCAATGCTCAAGCGCATGGGCTATAGGAGATTCTTCCTTGAAGGGCATAGCACAGGATGCCAGAAGGTGCTGTACTTCATGAATTCAAAGAGATTCCAGGCATACAGGAAAGGCGTTGCAGGCATTGCACTGCTGGCACCTGTCGACGACTACAATTATGACAGGCTTGCCTACGGCAAAAGGCACGCAAGCCTTGTGAACCATGCGCTCAAGCTGAAGAAAAAGAAGGAGCTGCTGATGCCGAAAAGCTTGGTGGGAAGCAACAGCATAATAGGGGTTGAAAGGTTCTTGAGCACTGCAATGCCAGAAAGGCCTGAAGCAAGGATACTGAACTACAGGCTCAAGAATATGAGTTACATACAAGGGTTAAATGTGCCGATGCTTGCGGTGTTCGGCTCGAAAGACGAATACATGACAGATACAAGTGTCAATGCTGCTGTTGGGAAGCTGAAGCATCAGTACAGCGGGCCTAGCATCGAATGTGCAGTGATAAGCGGGACAGGCCATACCTTCCATGGAAAGAGACTGCGCGTGGCAGAAACCATTGCTAGCTTCTACAGCAGATTGCTTTAA
- a CDS encoding vitamin B12-dependent ribonucleotide reductase, whose product MVTSVIKRNNEKVDFDEEKITSAIYRAFCDTYVRRDESKNMDEAKAISKEVTDMVGSLGKENVHVEEIQDIVEKVLMEKDPSVAKSYILYRHKRAEVRAYKASLGIDNDDLKLPINTLIVLAARYLLKDANGKLAETPKQMFRRVARAIANSERNYGKDDNAVAEIEESFYNAMVNFKFMPNSPTLMNAGTKLGQLSACFVLPVGDSLPEIFESVKNAALVHQSGGGTGFSFSRLRPANDLVRSTGGVASGPISFMKVFDAATEQIKQGGKRRGANMGILRVDHPDILDFIVAKENEGTLRNFNISVAITEKFMDALHHNKEYELVNPRNSKVVGRLNARAVWNLIVTMAWKTGDPGLVFIDRMNSSYANPVPSRGPIESTNPCGEQPLYPYDSCNLGSINLARMLKPVDGHFEVDWEELKRTVRLGIRFLDDVIDANSYPLKEIDEVSKAIRRVGLGVMGWADMLIRLGIKYNSNEALLLAERVMSFITQNAREMSQELAVERGPFPEFKNSIWYKLGFKPLRNSTVTTIAPTGTISIISGGASQGIEPIFSVVYMRNVHESLGSNLIEVNNEFEQYAIQNNFYSEELMKKLAGMVSIQNVEEVPKEVRQLFVTAYDIEPEWHVKMQAAFQKYTDNAVSKTINFPSWATPQDIERAYVLAYDLGCKGITVYRDSSKSVQVLQAVDKAQNQKTIMQMKEEHMAAKSEQKAVDMEYIHNGASSYVISAKEEVKCPECGNAMVASEGCYTCPKCGYSKCD is encoded by the coding sequence ATGGTGACCAGCGTAATAAAAAGGAATAACGAGAAAGTGGATTTTGACGAGGAAAAGATAACGAGCGCAATATACAGGGCCTTTTGTGACACTTATGTAAGGCGTGATGAAAGCAAAAATATGGACGAGGCAAAGGCGATAAGCAAGGAGGTTACCGATATGGTAGGTAGCCTAGGTAAGGAAAACGTGCATGTGGAGGAGATACAGGACATTGTTGAAAAGGTGCTTATGGAAAAAGACCCATCCGTAGCAAAATCCTACATTTTGTACAGGCACAAGAGGGCAGAAGTCAGGGCATACAAGGCATCCCTGGGCATAGACAATGATGACCTGAAGCTGCCCATAAATACTTTGATAGTGCTTGCTGCCAGATACCTGCTCAAGGACGCCAACGGCAAGCTTGCAGAAACGCCGAAGCAGATGTTCAGGCGCGTCGCAAGAGCGATAGCAAATTCCGAAAGGAACTACGGCAAGGATGACAATGCTGTGGCAGAAATAGAGGAAAGCTTCTACAATGCCATGGTAAATTTCAAGTTCATGCCAAATTCCCCGACGCTTATGAATGCAGGCACGAAGCTTGGCCAGCTGAGCGCTTGCTTCGTCCTGCCTGTGGGCGATTCGCTGCCTGAGATATTTGAATCCGTCAAAAACGCTGCGCTAGTGCACCAGTCCGGCGGTGGTACTGGCTTCTCCTTTTCCAGGCTGAGGCCTGCAAACGACCTTGTAAGAAGCACAGGCGGCGTAGCATCAGGGCCGATATCGTTCATGAAGGTTTTCGATGCCGCAACCGAGCAGATAAAGCAGGGCGGCAAGCGCAGGGGCGCAAACATGGGCATACTGCGAGTTGACCACCCTGATATACTGGATTTCATAGTTGCAAAGGAGAATGAAGGCACTTTGAGGAATTTCAACATATCTGTGGCAATAACAGAGAAGTTCATGGACGCTCTGCATCACAATAAGGAATACGAGCTTGTAAACCCGCGCAACAGCAAGGTGGTTGGCAGGCTAAACGCAAGGGCAGTATGGAATCTTATCGTCACAATGGCATGGAAGACTGGCGACCCTGGCCTTGTTTTCATAGACAGGATGAACAGCAGCTACGCGAATCCAGTGCCGTCAAGGGGCCCCATAGAATCAACTAACCCATGCGGCGAACAGCCATTGTATCCGTACGATTCGTGCAACCTGGGCTCCATAAACCTGGCCCGCATGCTCAAGCCAGTGGATGGCCACTTCGAGGTCGACTGGGAAGAGCTAAAGAGAACCGTCAGGCTCGGGATCAGGTTCCTTGACGATGTGATAGATGCCAATTCCTATCCGCTTAAGGAAATAGATGAAGTTTCAAAAGCGATACGCCGTGTGGGCCTGGGTGTCATGGGATGGGCCGACATGCTAATAAGGCTAGGCATAAAGTACAACAGCAACGAAGCATTGCTGCTTGCGGAGCGCGTGATGTCCTTCATAACCCAGAATGCCAGGGAGATGAGCCAAGAGCTTGCGGTTGAAAGAGGGCCCTTCCCTGAATTCAAGAACAGCATATGGTACAAGCTTGGATTCAAGCCGCTCAGGAACTCCACAGTCACCACAATAGCGCCTACAGGCACGATAAGCATAATATCAGGGGGCGCATCTCAGGGCATAGAGCCTATATTCTCGGTAGTGTACATGAGGAACGTCCATGAAAGCCTTGGCTCAAACCTCATAGAGGTGAACAACGAGTTCGAGCAGTATGCGATACAGAACAACTTCTATTCTGAAGAGCTCATGAAGAAGCTTGCAGGCATGGTCTCTATACAGAACGTAGAAGAGGTGCCAAAGGAGGTAAGGCAGCTTTTCGTCACTGCATATGACATAGAGCCCGAATGGCATGTGAAGATGCAGGCCGCTTTCCAGAAATACACAGACAATGCAGTTTCAAAGACCATAAACTTCCCAAGCTGGGCCACGCCGCAGGACATAGAAAGGGCATATGTTCTGGCGTACGACCTTGGCTGCAAGGGCATAACAGTATACAGGGACAGCAGCAAGAGCGTGCAGGTGCTGCAGGCAGTCGACAAGGCGCAGAACCAAAAGACGATAATGCAGATGAAGGAGGAGCACATGGCTGCAAAGTCTGAGCAGAAGGCCGTAGACATGGAATACATACACAACGGTGCAAGCAGCTATGTTATCTCAGCCAAGGAGGAGGTCAAATGCCCGGAATGCGGCAACGCCATGGTGGCTAGCGAAGGCTGCTACACATGCCCTAAATGCGGCTACAGCAAGTGCGATTGA